A window from Micromonospora profundi encodes these proteins:
- a CDS encoding metal-sulfur cluster assembly factor, whose protein sequence is MSENTATAATPEAGDATAAPQTDAVTTDGAATPGAGDAATPTAGVSKAMIADIEEAMKDVVDPELGINVVDLGLVYGVHVDDENVATLDMTLTSAACPLTDVIEDQTRQALTTGPGGGLVNDIRINWVWLPPWGPDKITDEGRDQLRSLGFNV, encoded by the coding sequence ATGAGCGAGAACACCGCTACCGCGGCGACGCCGGAGGCTGGTGACGCCACCGCGGCGCCGCAGACCGACGCCGTGACGACCGACGGTGCCGCGACGCCGGGTGCCGGCGACGCCGCCACCCCGACGGCCGGCGTCAGCAAGGCCATGATCGCCGACATCGAGGAGGCGATGAAGGACGTCGTCGACCCCGAGCTGGGCATCAACGTGGTCGACCTCGGCCTGGTGTACGGCGTGCACGTCGACGACGAGAACGTCGCCACCCTGGACATGACGCTCACCTCGGCGGCGTGCCCGCTGACCGACGTGATCGAGGACCAGACCCGGCAGGCGCTTACCACCGGCCCGGGCGGCGGCCTGGTCAACGACATCCGGATCAACTGGGTGTGGCTCCCGCCGTGGGGGCCGGACAAGATCACCGACGAGGGTCGGGACCAGCTCCGTTCCCTCGGCTTCAACGTCTGA
- a CDS encoding LysE family transporter yields the protein MSVFLAGTVAGYGVAIPVGAIAVLILGLSARTSFRVGAAAALAVATADGLYAAVAVLGGAGLAGAIAPVAGPLRVLAAVVLLGLAAHGLWRTWAAHRSEQASAPVVGRSSPSGRGLSTPGRAYAAVLGLTLLNPMTVLYFAALVLGRSGTADVGMIDATLFVTGVFLASASWQLLVAGGGTMVGRALTGPRGRLVTGLVSSALIAALAVAAMLPG from the coding sequence GTGAGCGTCTTCCTGGCCGGCACGGTGGCTGGCTACGGCGTCGCCATCCCGGTCGGTGCGATCGCCGTCCTCATCCTCGGGCTCAGTGCCCGTACCTCGTTCCGGGTCGGTGCGGCGGCGGCGCTCGCGGTGGCGACGGCTGACGGCCTGTACGCGGCGGTCGCGGTGCTCGGCGGCGCCGGCCTGGCGGGTGCCATCGCGCCGGTCGCCGGCCCGCTGCGGGTGCTCGCCGCGGTGGTCCTGTTGGGGCTGGCCGCACACGGTCTCTGGCGGACCTGGGCGGCCCACCGCTCTGAGCAGGCGTCCGCGCCGGTGGTGGGCAGGTCCTCGCCGAGCGGTCGGGGTTTGAGCACTCCGGGGCGGGCCTACGCAGCGGTGCTCGGGTTGACCCTGTTGAACCCGATGACAGTGCTGTACTTCGCCGCGCTGGTGCTGGGCCGTTCGGGAACCGCCGACGTGGGCATGATCGACGCGACGCTGTTCGTGACCGGTGTGTTCCTGGCGTCGGCGAGCTGGCAACTGCTCGTCGCGGGCGGCGGCACGATGGTCGGGCGGGCGCTGACCGGACCGCGCGGGCGGCTGGTCACCGGTCTGGTCTCCAGCGCGCTCATCGCCGCGCTGGCGGTGGCCGCCATGCTGCCCGGCTGA
- a CDS encoding outer membrane protein assembly factor BamB family protein, producing MLYRTVAGGSHRHPSTRRLTSNDGKLWGHDPETGAELFTIQRSNGRVYVGPDGGIFVQNNEQSRYFDAQGSLLWERPMPSHGSTTDRVFRQEVVAMGTGIVVLRDCLLPGPGCAYTGYGTTGGVVWTATGPQGVRAPVIGAMSHRKSLTTDGITVAPTVVVMPAQEAVRGSRVPGSTVVGGADDQVIGTTRGDAKAVIGDTVVLDAGDCQFAAARGGQILWTTRGMPCEERTGDRTHPPRYYKSRLYLPTFTDGEMTDTATVNLDDGQWRMTGPLLTASSDYTLPAATAGVAGDDIWVVRRGSRLTAVDAATGRELWTHDAPGNLPPGVGNGTVVVTSVLNARLTELAGHPLIGDKRTAYLVTVLDARTGQTTARLIMTARVWPPEGVGVAPGRAFTSRAGR from the coding sequence TTGCTGTATCGGACCGTTGCCGGCGGCAGTCACCGCCACCCATCGACGAGGAGACTCACGAGCAACGACGGAAAGCTGTGGGGGCACGACCCGGAGACGGGTGCGGAGCTCTTCACGATCCAGAGGAGCAACGGCCGGGTCTACGTCGGCCCGGACGGCGGCATCTTCGTGCAGAACAACGAGCAGAGCAGGTACTTCGACGCCCAGGGCTCGCTGCTGTGGGAGCGACCGATGCCCTCTCATGGATCCACCACAGACAGGGTCTTTCGCCAGGAAGTGGTCGCCATGGGCACCGGCATCGTCGTGCTGCGCGACTGCCTCCTCCCCGGCCCCGGATGCGCCTACACCGGGTACGGGACCACCGGGGGCGTGGTGTGGACGGCGACGGGCCCCCAGGGCGTCCGCGCCCCCGTGATCGGCGCCATGTCCCACCGGAAATCACTCACCACCGACGGCATCACCGTCGCCCCCACAGTCGTCGTGATGCCCGCTCAGGAGGCAGTCCGGGGATCGCGCGTGCCCGGGTCGACAGTGGTAGGCGGGGCCGACGACCAGGTGATCGGCACCACACGCGGCGACGCGAAAGCCGTCATCGGCGACACTGTGGTGCTGGACGCCGGCGACTGCCAGTTCGCCGCCGCCCGGGGAGGTCAGATCCTCTGGACCACCCGGGGCATGCCCTGCGAGGAACGCACGGGCGACCGCACCCACCCGCCGCGCTACTACAAGAGCCGTCTCTACCTGCCGACGTTCACAGACGGCGAGATGACCGACACCGCCACCGTCAACCTCGACGACGGGCAGTGGCGCATGACCGGCCCGCTCCTGACGGCCAGCTCGGACTACACACTGCCGGCGGCCACGGCAGGCGTGGCTGGCGACGACATCTGGGTCGTGCGGCGCGGTTCGCGACTCACCGCTGTGGACGCCGCCACCGGCAGGGAACTCTGGACCCACGATGCGCCCGGAAACCTTCCACCTGGCGTCGGGAACGGAACCGTCGTGGTGACCTCCGTACTGAACGCCAGGCTCACCGAACTCGCCGGGCATCCCCTGATCGGCGACAAGCGCACGGCCTACCTCGTCACAGTGCTCGACGCGCGCACCGGGCAGACGACCGCTCGTCTGATCATGACAGCCCGGGTGTGGCCTCCCGAAGGCGTCGGCGTAGCGCCCGGGCGAGCCTTCACATCCAGGGCTGGCCGCTGA
- a CDS encoding acVLRF1 family peptidyl-tRNA hydrolase codes for MSSRPAAGGGRWVEVDPARVGRWVEGFADRHGPPTTTIQGYGLLLTAPDGATAELHAPPGADPGGDLQGFLAAAAAPRRIGLLLARKSAVAMGVAAGEGLVVSKVDSRYVQGRTAAGGWSQHRFARRRDNQAKAALGEAVELAVRLLLPEVGTLDAVVAGGDRRTVDGILADRRLAPLAALRAERLLDVPEPRHAVLVASVAAARAVRILVRDPAPPA; via the coding sequence ATGAGCAGCCGACCCGCAGCCGGAGGGGGCCGCTGGGTCGAGGTCGACCCGGCCCGCGTCGGGCGCTGGGTCGAGGGCTTCGCCGACCGGCACGGCCCGCCCACCACGACCATCCAGGGGTACGGGCTGCTGCTCACCGCCCCCGACGGGGCCACAGCCGAGCTGCACGCCCCGCCCGGCGCGGACCCCGGCGGCGACCTGCAGGGGTTTCTCGCCGCTGCCGCCGCCCCACGCCGGATCGGGCTGTTGCTGGCGCGAAAGAGCGCCGTGGCGATGGGCGTGGCTGCGGGGGAGGGCCTGGTCGTCTCCAAGGTGGACAGTCGCTACGTGCAGGGTCGTACCGCCGCCGGCGGCTGGTCCCAGCACCGCTTCGCCCGTCGGCGCGACAACCAGGCGAAGGCCGCGCTCGGCGAGGCTGTCGAACTCGCGGTACGGCTGCTGCTGCCCGAGGTCGGCACGCTCGACGCCGTGGTGGCCGGAGGCGATCGCCGCACTGTCGACGGCATCCTCGCCGACCGGCGCCTGGCTCCGCTGGCCGCGCTGCGGGCCGAGCGGTTGCTTGACGTTCCCGAGCCTCGACACGCTGTGCTTGTCGCCTCGGTGGCGGCCGCCCGGGCGGTCCGCATCCTGGTCCGGGATCCCGCTCCGCCCGCCTGA